The Leadbettera azotonutricia ZAS-9 genome has a window encoding:
- a CDS encoding WYL domain-containing protein produces MEYLTGASSDCGEDYYYNQKIGRYLKAVFEEYIELPYYKRERIFFFNEIREAKEAIQSGKRLKITPGNSDKSVTYYLKPYRVMTDPQSTYYYLTGYSSKADSTDEYIPASFRISRIKEIKIMRGKSGKITRDQKLELENLLLKKGAPFLLGDVKSIKVMLTELGKKYYRQQLHLRPLYDEIIDGNIYVFNCSREQIKNYFIKFGKEALVIEPPDLKKYFRDFFLDSCNAYS; encoded by the coding sequence ATGGAGTACCTGACTGGCGCCTCCTCGGACTGTGGAGAGGACTACTATTATAATCAAAAAATCGGCCGCTATCTTAAAGCGGTATTTGAGGAATACATCGAACTGCCTTATTATAAACGGGAGCGTATATTTTTCTTTAATGAAATCCGCGAAGCAAAAGAAGCTATACAATCGGGGAAACGTCTTAAAATCACTCCGGGGAATTCCGATAAATCGGTAACATATTATCTGAAACCTTATCGTGTTATGACAGATCCTCAGTCTACGTATTATTATTTAACAGGGTACAGTTCCAAGGCCGATAGTACTGACGAATATATTCCCGCTTCATTCCGCATTTCCCGCATTAAAGAAATAAAAATTATGCGTGGAAAAAGCGGGAAAATTACCAGAGATCAAAAACTGGAACTTGAAAACCTTCTCCTCAAGAAAGGGGCGCCTTTTCTCCTGGGTGACGTAAAGAGCATCAAAGTGATGCTCACAGAACTTGGAAAGAAATATTACAGGCAACAATTGCATCTCAGGCCGCTATACGATGAAATCATCGATGGTAACATATATGTCTTTAATTGTTCCAGGGAACAAATCAAAAATTATTTTATTAAATTTGGCAAGGAAGCGCTGGTAATTGAGCCTCCGGATCTTAAAAAGTATTTCCGGGACTTTTTCCTGGATTCATGCAATGCTTACTCATAG
- a CDS encoding radical SAM protein, producing the protein MSENKLSVIWNVTGKCPWTCTFCCMDSGPKNCMPEMTLEEKFLIANQLGANGCRVDLSGGEVMLNRKDHLLVIERLWANLGRRNLGISCSGAFIDEKLASWLAPKVSDVEMTMDAHPDRNFPWRPAAYHQTAARAAKALLAAGVKTGLQTVTTNEHKAEGLLEELYAWICDAGIDNWSILKFFPSGRGVAYPELELSDEDAKEMVTRIRALDAGNTSARKPKLDIHYQMPGSEKASECRCVKRSIGILPDGRVTACFWGLDMAGRFLDDKFYLGNLLKENLGKILSSPKARYWLDYCGGCAIGDDAAD; encoded by the coding sequence ATGTCAGAAAATAAACTTTCGGTTATCTGGAACGTCACCGGCAAATGCCCCTGGACCTGTACATTCTGCTGTATGGACTCCGGCCCCAAAAATTGCATGCCCGAGATGACCCTGGAAGAAAAATTTCTGATAGCCAATCAGCTTGGCGCCAATGGGTGCAGGGTCGATCTCTCCGGCGGAGAAGTTATGCTCAACAGAAAGGACCATCTCCTCGTGATAGAGCGGCTCTGGGCAAATCTGGGCCGGAGGAATCTCGGCATTTCCTGTTCAGGTGCATTTATTGATGAAAAACTTGCATCCTGGTTGGCGCCTAAAGTTTCCGATGTGGAAATGACCATGGATGCTCATCCCGACCGGAATTTCCCCTGGCGCCCGGCTGCCTACCACCAAACTGCCGCAAGAGCCGCCAAAGCCCTGCTTGCCGCAGGAGTCAAAACAGGTCTCCAAACCGTAACCACCAATGAACATAAAGCCGAGGGACTTCTGGAAGAACTCTACGCATGGATCTGCGATGCCGGCATTGATAACTGGAGTATCCTCAAATTCTTCCCTTCCGGTCGGGGTGTAGCGTACCCGGAGCTTGAACTCTCCGATGAAGACGCCAAGGAAATGGTCACACGGATCAGGGCTTTAGATGCCGGGAATACTTCTGCCCGTAAACCCAAGCTCGATATTCATTACCAGATGCCCGGTTCGGAAAAAGCCAGCGAGTGCCGCTGTGTAAAACGGTCCATTGGCATTTTGCCCGACGGCAGGGTTACTGCATGCTTCTGGGGCCTTGACATGGCAGGCAGGTTCCTTGACGATAAATTCTACTTGGGAAACCTGCTGAAAGAGAACCTCGGGAAGATACTTTCCAGCCCTAAAGCCCGCTATTGGCTGGACTACTGCGGTGGATGCGCCATAGGCGATGATGCCGCAGATTAA
- a CDS encoding radical SAM protein has product MNINQIKAGSIITKSKLPDADYVINPYIGCNHGCIYCYAEFMSRFTGHGNEKWGDFMDIKDGYPMPRLEKFEGKSILFGSVTDPYNPLEKKYQKTRELLKVFAESGVKARAEILTKSALVRRDLDLLTRIPNIRVGISLSATDAKFARVIESHAPSPQERIETMRILSEAGITVYAFISPIFPFFSDWKAVASEAGKYADEICFENLNLRGGYKKRVLDIIKEEYPEKYNDFEKIYSSKEIFQTFWENEAKVIKKFMKGKKYKIYFFHEKIKKA; this is encoded by the coding sequence ATGAACATCAACCAGATTAAAGCCGGAAGCATCATTACCAAATCCAAACTCCCCGATGCTGATTATGTCATTAATCCCTACATAGGGTGCAACCATGGCTGCATTTACTGCTATGCCGAGTTTATGTCCCGTTTCACCGGCCATGGAAATGAAAAGTGGGGAGACTTTATGGATATCAAGGATGGCTATCCCATGCCCCGACTGGAAAAATTTGAGGGGAAAAGCATTCTTTTTGGATCAGTCACAGATCCCTACAACCCGCTGGAAAAAAAATACCAAAAGACCAGGGAGTTACTCAAAGTCTTTGCGGAAAGCGGGGTAAAAGCAAGAGCCGAGATTCTCACGAAATCTGCTCTGGTAAGACGGGATTTGGACCTGCTCACCCGGATTCCCAATATCAGGGTTGGCATCTCCCTTTCTGCTACAGACGCCAAGTTTGCGCGTGTCATTGAAAGTCATGCCCCGTCTCCTCAGGAAAGAATTGAAACTATGCGCATCCTTAGCGAAGCGGGGATCACGGTGTATGCTTTCATTTCGCCTATTTTCCCCTTTTTCTCCGACTGGAAGGCCGTAGCTTCGGAAGCAGGGAAATATGCCGATGAGATTTGTTTTGAAAATCTCAATTTACGGGGAGGATACAAAAAACGCGTCCTTGATATTATCAAAGAAGAATACCCTGAAAAATACAATGACTTTGAAAAAATCTATAGTTCAAAGGAAATTTTTCAAACATTCTGGGAAAACGAAGCAAAAGTTATTAAAAAATTCATGAAAGGAAAAAAATACAAAATATATTTCTTCCACGAAAAAATAAAGAAGGCATAA
- a CDS encoding 4Fe-4S binding protein produces the protein MKGQIIAASCPATESLIGILLSCSNDAGAVVLKTASSTRLNQNETEGGRHCLINKQGFWAKSTFNREIMSLNEELELLTQISRIPSFGFVPFIASVTELEMDIEKWLADCRAVENAGADAIQLDLFYIENLLAVSDFEEKFISLLKEILSHTKVPVMPKLNIGLPAEYAAFLLKKAGIKYVSLLDSIKSPAPLSFSPEGQPAVNKTLLGSGLSVFGSFMLPITRNYTQVLCREGFEVCAGGGVKTAEDIADLLFLGAKTVQIATEILLHGFKRIKTLTDETSALLKKAGITDEESIKTTGQNLYNPLPKSAKYHAQWNIEKCMLKKHPEDCFHCSYNHGHANGQAFCPCINYGGLKTIAIHESCEGCGLCAQLCPHGAIEMTRID, from the coding sequence TTGAAGGGCCAGATCATTGCGGCTTCCTGCCCGGCAACGGAAAGCCTTATAGGAATACTATTATCTTGTTCAAACGATGCCGGAGCTGTCGTTCTAAAAACAGCATCATCAACACGCCTTAATCAGAATGAAACAGAAGGCGGAAGGCATTGTCTTATCAATAAACAGGGTTTCTGGGCAAAATCTACATTCAACCGCGAAATCATGTCCCTGAATGAAGAGCTTGAATTATTGACACAGATCTCAAGAATTCCATCATTTGGATTCGTACCGTTCATTGCCAGTGTTACCGAATTGGAAATGGATATCGAGAAATGGCTTGCCGATTGCAGGGCTGTAGAAAATGCGGGCGCCGATGCCATACAGCTTGACCTTTTTTATATAGAAAATTTATTGGCTGTTTCCGACTTCGAGGAAAAATTTATTAGCCTTCTGAAGGAGATCCTCAGTCATACCAAAGTTCCTGTGATGCCGAAGCTGAATATAGGCCTTCCTGCCGAGTACGCTGCTTTCCTTTTGAAGAAAGCGGGGATCAAATACGTATCCCTCCTTGACTCCATCAAATCCCCGGCTCCGTTAAGTTTTTCCCCCGAAGGGCAGCCAGCCGTTAATAAAACACTCTTGGGATCCGGCCTGTCAGTCTTCGGCAGCTTCATGCTGCCCATCACCCGGAATTATACCCAGGTACTCTGCAGAGAGGGGTTTGAGGTATGCGCCGGAGGAGGCGTCAAAACAGCCGAAGACATTGCCGATCTTCTTTTTCTTGGGGCTAAAACAGTACAGATAGCGACTGAAATTCTTCTGCATGGTTTTAAGCGTATTAAAACACTGACTGATGAAACCTCTGCTTTACTAAAAAAGGCTGGCATCACAGATGAAGAGAGCATAAAAACAACAGGACAGAATCTGTACAATCCGCTTCCAAAGTCCGCTAAGTACCATGCCCAATGGAATATTGAAAAATGCATGCTGAAAAAACATCCTGAAGACTGCTTTCATTGTTCATATAATCATGGACACGCCAATGGTCAAGCCTTCTGTCCGTGTATTAATTACGGCGGATTAAAAACAATCGCGATTCACGAAAGTTGTGAAGGCTGCGGCCTTTGTGCCCAACTCTGCCCGCACGGCGCTATTGAAATGACAAGAATAGATTAA
- a CDS encoding helix-turn-helix domain-containing protein, giving the protein MMKKDEDGKSLLLEALDRYIAKNQIIPDFLASQGIIGSVSAISFEKVESYRLRSENVVREEPAYEEQEASMLPRKASKKRLLKEKPDSDISSYIEIQKNKETFSVMLDRLRKERGLESPELYKAADIDRKLYSRIMGERAYKPSKNTVISFGLALKLSDSEMDALLESAGYTLSRSVIFDLIISFCMENMIYSIPEVNALLLARKEPLLRQAAR; this is encoded by the coding sequence ATGATGAAAAAAGACGAAGACGGCAAAAGCCTTCTACTTGAAGCATTAGACCGCTATATAGCAAAAAACCAGATCATTCCCGATTTCCTGGCATCTCAGGGAATTATCGGTTCTGTCTCGGCTATTAGTTTTGAGAAGGTAGAATCCTATAGGCTGCGCTCTGAAAATGTAGTCCGTGAAGAACCGGCCTATGAAGAACAAGAGGCATCTATGTTGCCTCGGAAGGCTTCAAAAAAGCGCCTTCTGAAGGAGAAACCTGATAGCGATATTTCATCCTATATTGAGATCCAGAAAAACAAGGAGACTTTCTCCGTTATGCTGGATCGCCTGCGGAAAGAACGTGGCCTTGAGTCGCCTGAACTCTACAAGGCTGCTGACATTGACCGCAAGCTCTATTCCCGGATCATGGGTGAGAGAGCTTACAAGCCTTCTAAAAACACGGTTATTTCTTTTGGCCTTGCCCTAAAGCTTTCAGATAGTGAGATGGACGCCCTGCTTGAAAGCGCTGGTTATACATTAAGCCGCAGTGTTATCTTCGACCTGATTATCAGCTTTTGCATGGAAAACATGATCTATTCAATCCCCGAGGTGAATGCCCTTCTATTGGCCAGAAAAGAACCACTGTTAAGGCAGGCTGCAAGGTAA
- a CDS encoding vWA domain-containing protein has product MNNNLTEIIFLLDRSGSMAGLENDTIGGFNGFVKKQAELGPAKVTTVLFDDRCEILHNGIRAETASLSSKEYFTRGNTALLDAVGKTIKDVKKRIKSSEADRPDKVIFVITTDGLENASREYTYQDIKDKIEKQTKKHGWEFIFMGANIDVAKESANLGIKADMSFCYEASVAGTAAMFSKASGLVGSLREKE; this is encoded by the coding sequence ATGAACAACAATCTTACCGAGATAATTTTCCTGCTGGACAGGAGCGGTTCCATGGCAGGTCTTGAAAATGACACCATCGGGGGCTTCAACGGCTTTGTAAAAAAGCAAGCCGAGTTGGGGCCGGCCAAAGTGACCACCGTTCTATTTGACGACCGCTGCGAGATACTGCATAACGGCATCAGGGCCGAAACTGCCAGCCTCTCAAGTAAGGAATACTTTACCAGGGGGAATACCGCCCTCCTTGATGCTGTAGGCAAAACCATCAAGGACGTGAAGAAGCGGATCAAATCAAGCGAGGCAGACAGGCCGGACAAGGTCATCTTTGTCATAACCACCGATGGCCTTGAAAATGCCAGCCGGGAATACACGTACCAGGACATCAAGGACAAAATCGAAAAACAGACCAAAAAGCATGGCTGGGAATTTATCTTTATGGGGGCCAATATCGACGTCGCCAAAGAAAGTGCCAATTTGGGCATTAAGGCCGATATGTCTTTTTGCTATGAGGCATCAGTAGCAGGAACTGCCGCTATGTTCAGCAAGGCAAGCGGACTGGTCGGAAGCCTACGAGAAAAGGAATAA
- a CDS encoding type II toxin-antitoxin system Phd/YefM family antitoxin, with protein sequence MEFVSVRELTSASKETWERLKQDGEITITNNGKPTAILVNVSDTSFEETLNSIRQAKSMRLLNSIWQEAVERGPLTDKEIEAEIQAARTEIREAENPHD encoded by the coding sequence ATGGAATTCGTTTCAGTCAGGGAACTAACCTCGGCGTCAAAAGAAACCTGGGAAAGGCTCAAGCAAGACGGTGAAATTACGATAACCAATAATGGCAAACCTACGGCTATTCTGGTTAATGTAAGCGATACGAGTTTTGAAGAAACCTTGAACAGCATCCGACAGGCAAAGTCTATGCGGCTGCTGAATAGTATCTGGCAGGAAGCTGTTGAACGTGGGCCTTTAACCGATAAAGAGATTGAAGCAGAAATCCAGGCTGCCAGGACAGAGATTCGGGAGGCTGAAAATCCCCATGACTGA
- a CDS encoding phosphoribosylformylglycinamidine synthase — MVKRVYIEKKEGFDGEARHLQTELADFLGGQFPALAKLKGLRLLRRYDASHLDDKQFEEVTAAVFSEPQCDKVFYGAALPAGKNDRFLGIEYVPGQYDQRADSAEQCAELVTGVKPRIRCADFYIFESAEGGSFSTPLSDAALEAVKKYLINPVDSREALPGLPDSLDDEETIPKDVAVLSGFINSDKKALEGMARDFGLAMSVEDLLFCQDWFAKEGRDPTLAEVRVLDTYWSDHCRHTTFNTILEEINAEDGDLKRALELYEEARREVYGEKAKTRRKSLMDMATLGAKVLKKRGLASDVDESKEINACTLKVKAEFADGSSEPWLLLFKNETHNHPTEIEPSGGAATCLGGAIRDPLSGRAFVHQAMRITGGGDPRAALADTLPGKLPQLKIAREAAAGYSSYGNQIGLATGQVAEFYHPGFLAKRMELGAVIGAAPEAWVRREEPLPGDAVILVGGRTGRDGIGGATGSSKVHTGESVELSGAEVQKGNAVEERKLQRLFRKSEVSRLIKRCNDFGAGGVSVAVGELAAGLDINLDGVPKKYAGLDGTELAISESQERMAVVVASADIETFIALARAENLEAVIVAKVTAGEDREDEARLRMEWRGKTIVDLSRAFLNTNGAPRSARAALKRGTGKGGEKPAEIIPAGMLLDILERELTTLRSGSRRGLQERFDGSIGASSALFPWGGSEQGTPECGMAALLPSLGKQSRTASLMSFGYDPEVMSADPYTGAKGSIKEALAKFCCLGGDFRKARLSFQEYFERPTDPASWGRPAAALLAAFEAQIRLGIPAIGGKDSMSGNYRDNARGINLAVPPTLVAFAAGTAEAEKVRSGTLTGDTGNAVILLNCDIANCNTANIDEFDSFTANMDILSELASKGVLRAAYPVTAGGIAATLALMAFGNMTGVEAYAPVFKLVNSLNYQGSVLAEVDEATASKDEGRWVIAARTISEPVFRIVQESRPGDDSIDEENPESNAAECPLEILRRAYEYPLAQVYPQTSGGATAAEPSDEKAALELPKPKAGRVSHSASLHAPSKILGSPLAVLPVFPGTNCEWDMERAFREAGARVQQVVFRNHSPEDIKESIGDLRAAFGKAQIIAFSGGFSAGDEPDGSGKFIANVIRSPLIADALAEFLERREGLMLGICNGFQALIKTGLVPYGKILPADQSMPTLTFNTIGRHVSRMVRTKVMPSSSPWLSLEDTGSIHVIPISHGEGRVAIRPEEAEALFAQAQVPFCYADAYGNPTMTEPDNPNGSAFAIEGLSSPDGRILGKMGHSERCGEFVHINIPGNKRQRIFEAGVKYFT; from the coding sequence ATGGTAAAGCGTGTATATATAGAAAAGAAAGAAGGTTTTGACGGCGAAGCACGCCATTTGCAGACGGAACTGGCGGACTTTTTGGGGGGTCAGTTCCCAGCGTTGGCAAAGCTCAAAGGCTTGAGACTGCTTAGGCGCTACGATGCTTCCCATCTTGACGATAAACAGTTTGAAGAAGTTACGGCTGCGGTCTTTTCAGAACCCCAGTGCGACAAGGTCTTTTATGGGGCCGCTCTTCCTGCGGGCAAGAACGATCGTTTCCTGGGGATTGAATACGTGCCGGGTCAGTACGATCAGCGCGCCGATTCGGCTGAACAGTGCGCGGAGCTGGTAACCGGGGTCAAGCCCAGGATACGGTGCGCGGATTTCTACATTTTCGAAAGCGCCGAGGGAGGGTCCTTCTCCACTCCTCTTTCGGACGCTGCCCTTGAAGCGGTGAAGAAGTACCTCATCAACCCGGTGGATTCACGGGAGGCTTTGCCTGGGCTGCCTGATTCACTGGACGATGAAGAGACCATCCCCAAAGATGTTGCCGTGCTCTCAGGTTTTATCAACAGCGATAAAAAGGCCCTCGAAGGCATGGCAAGGGATTTCGGCCTTGCCATGTCCGTGGAGGATCTGCTTTTCTGCCAGGATTGGTTCGCCAAAGAGGGCCGGGACCCTACCCTGGCTGAGGTCCGGGTACTGGATACCTACTGGTCTGATCACTGCAGGCATACCACGTTCAATACCATACTTGAAGAAATTAACGCTGAAGATGGGGACTTAAAAAGAGCCCTCGAGCTTTATGAAGAAGCCCGCAGGGAAGTGTATGGCGAAAAGGCAAAAACGCGGCGCAAGTCCCTTATGGATATGGCGACCCTTGGAGCCAAAGTTTTAAAAAAGCGGGGGCTTGCTTCCGATGTGGATGAATCCAAAGAGATCAACGCCTGTACCCTAAAAGTTAAGGCTGAATTTGCCGACGGCAGTTCCGAGCCCTGGCTTCTCCTCTTTAAGAACGAGACCCACAATCATCCAACTGAAATCGAGCCTTCAGGCGGGGCGGCAACTTGTCTCGGCGGGGCAATACGGGACCCGCTTTCGGGCAGGGCCTTTGTCCACCAGGCCATGAGGATAACCGGAGGGGGCGATCCCAGGGCGGCTCTGGCTGATACTCTGCCGGGCAAATTGCCCCAGCTCAAGATTGCGCGGGAAGCTGCCGCGGGTTATTCCTCCTATGGAAACCAGATCGGCCTTGCTACAGGGCAGGTGGCTGAATTCTATCACCCCGGCTTTTTGGCAAAGCGCATGGAATTGGGGGCTGTCATTGGGGCTGCCCCGGAGGCCTGGGTACGGAGGGAAGAGCCTCTGCCCGGGGACGCGGTAATACTGGTTGGCGGCAGGACAGGGCGGGACGGCATAGGGGGCGCTACAGGTTCTTCCAAAGTGCATACCGGCGAATCCGTGGAGCTGTCAGGGGCCGAGGTTCAGAAGGGAAATGCGGTTGAAGAGCGGAAGCTCCAGCGGCTTTTCCGCAAAAGCGAGGTAAGCCGCCTTATCAAGCGCTGCAACGATTTCGGCGCTGGGGGCGTGTCTGTTGCGGTAGGGGAATTGGCGGCGGGCCTGGACATCAATCTTGATGGGGTTCCGAAAAAATATGCCGGCCTTGACGGTACGGAATTGGCTATCTCTGAATCCCAGGAACGTATGGCAGTGGTGGTTGCCTCTGCCGATATCGAAACATTCATAGCCCTGGCCAGGGCCGAAAATCTTGAGGCAGTAATAGTAGCAAAAGTAACAGCAGGGGAAGATAGAGAAGATGAAGCCAGGCTCCGCATGGAATGGAGAGGCAAGACCATAGTCGATCTTTCCCGCGCTTTCCTCAACACCAATGGCGCTCCCCGAAGCGCAAGGGCGGCGCTGAAACGCGGTACAGGCAAAGGCGGCGAAAAGCCGGCAGAAATAATACCTGCGGGGATGCTTCTGGATATACTCGAAAGGGAATTGACCACCCTCAGATCCGGAAGCCGCAGGGGCTTGCAGGAACGTTTTGATGGTTCTATCGGCGCATCCTCGGCCCTGTTCCCCTGGGGCGGAAGCGAACAGGGGACGCCTGAATGCGGCATGGCTGCCCTTCTCCCCTCATTGGGGAAGCAATCCCGCACCGCAAGCCTCATGAGCTTCGGCTATGATCCGGAGGTCATGTCCGCAGATCCTTACACCGGGGCAAAAGGCTCCATTAAAGAAGCCCTGGCAAAATTCTGCTGCCTTGGCGGGGATTTCAGAAAAGCCAGGCTCAGTTTCCAGGAATATTTTGAGCGGCCCACAGACCCGGCTTCCTGGGGCAGGCCTGCCGCAGCCCTCCTGGCTGCATTTGAAGCCCAGATCCGGCTTGGGATCCCTGCAATAGGCGGCAAAGACAGCATGTCGGGGAATTACAGGGATAATGCGCGGGGCATTAACCTCGCAGTTCCCCCGACCCTAGTTGCTTTTGCGGCGGGAACCGCAGAAGCAGAAAAAGTGCGTTCCGGCACTTTGACCGGTGATACAGGAAACGCAGTAATACTGTTAAATTGCGATATTGCTAATTGTAATACTGCTAATATTGATGAATTTGACAGTTTTACTGCTAATATGGATATTTTATCCGAATTGGCATCAAAAGGCGTGCTCAGGGCGGCATACCCTGTAACAGCAGGCGGGATAGCCGCGACACTGGCGCTGATGGCGTTTGGCAACATGACCGGGGTAGAAGCGTATGCGCCTGTTTTTAAGCTTGTAAACAGCCTAAATTACCAGGGCTCTGTGCTGGCTGAAGTTGACGAAGCGACGGCCAGCAAGGACGAAGGCCGCTGGGTTATAGCAGCCCGCACCATTAGCGAACCTGTTTTCCGCATTGTCCAGGAAAGCCGGCCCGGGGACGATTCCATTGATGAAGAAAACCCCGAATCCAATGCAGCCGAATGTCCCCTTGAGATACTGCGCCGTGCCTACGAGTATCCCCTGGCCCAGGTATATCCCCAGACTTCCGGCGGGGCCACTGCAGCGGAACCTTCTGATGAAAAAGCAGCCCTGGAACTGCCCAAACCCAAAGCAGGCCGGGTTTCGCATTCCGCTTCCCTCCACGCTCCTTCCAAAATCTTGGGATCGCCCCTGGCAGTGCTGCCGGTATTCCCGGGGACTAATTGCGAATGGGATATGGAACGGGCTTTCCGCGAGGCAGGCGCCAGGGTGCAACAGGTAGTCTTCAGGAACCACAGCCCGGAAGACATCAAAGAATCCATCGGGGATCTGCGCGCGGCTTTTGGCAAAGCCCAGATCATCGCCTTTTCGGGGGGCTTCAGCGCGGGGGATGAACCTGACGGTTCGGGAAAGTTCATTGCAAATGTGATTCGCTCTCCCCTGATCGCAGATGCGCTTGCTGAATTCCTCGAAAGGCGGGAAGGCCTTATGCTGGGTATCTGCAACGGTTTCCAGGCTCTCATCAAAACAGGGCTTGTGCCTTACGGGAAGATTTTGCCGGCTGATCAAAGCATGCCCACTCTCACATTCAATACTATAGGGCGGCACGTGTCACGGATGGTGCGTACAAAAGTAATGCCTTCATCCTCCCCCTGGCTTAGCCTGGAGGATACCGGCAGCATTCATGTGATTCCCATAAGCCATGGCGAAGGCAGGGTTGCAATCAGGCCTGAGGAAGCGGAAGCCCTCTTCGCTCAGGCCCAGGTTCCCTTCTGCTATGCCGACGCTTATGGAAACCCCACCATGACGGAGCCGGATAATCCCAATGGATCTGCTTTTGCAATCGAAGGGCTTTCAAGCCCTGACGGGAGGATACTGGGCAAGATGGGGCACTCGGAACGCTGCGGGGAATTTGTCCACATAAATATACCGGGAAATAAAAGACAGCGCATATTCGAGGCAGGGGTAAAGTACTTTACCTGA
- a CDS encoding MFS transporter: MPEKKYNPLLLVVIYGDIALYGFVSSMRGVTFPLIKNGFGASYYEQGLMTALISFVAVCFCVIPGMFMSRFGLKKTIASGFIVMSLGMASLYLASSFWMAAALLLILQAGFGFFEIGLNGMGVRIFTVRSGLMLNFLHFFFGFGAIGGPRLAGFLINKLGLSWQHVYPIALIPVFILFAVSMIAQFPGKMKNEEAVSNQPEARKTETAPDQISIFRALKEPMVWIFGLIMGFVCSIEACSISWSGLYLQDVFGLDPATTGAAFVSAFFLLYSLSRLFGGFFIEKIGYVKVTIAASFITTILLLASFCLGRPGIYLLPVSGIFIALPYPTILAVSIGVFKEKAQAMSPAIISIAFVLNGLAQFGFGISNRFIGAAWAYRSCVLYGIVLIILSLKLRSMMKNLKTAVAH, translated from the coding sequence ATGCCCGAAAAAAAATACAACCCCCTGCTTCTTGTGGTGATCTATGGGGATATTGCCCTTTACGGTTTTGTAAGCAGCATGAGGGGCGTCACCTTCCCGCTCATCAAAAATGGCTTCGGCGCTTCTTATTACGAGCAGGGGCTCATGACTGCCCTCATCTCTTTTGTGGCAGTGTGTTTCTGTGTCATACCCGGCATGTTCATGAGCCGCTTCGGGCTGAAAAAAACCATCGCGTCCGGTTTCATTGTCATGAGCCTTGGCATGGCCTCCCTCTATCTTGCTTCAAGCTTTTGGATGGCAGCGGCATTGCTTCTTATCTTGCAGGCAGGGTTCGGTTTTTTTGAAATCGGCCTCAATGGCATGGGGGTCCGCATATTCACTGTGCGTTCGGGATTGATGCTGAATTTCCTCCATTTCTTTTTCGGCTTCGGCGCCATAGGAGGCCCCAGGCTGGCAGGGTTTTTGATAAACAAGCTTGGCCTGAGCTGGCAGCACGTGTACCCCATAGCCCTGATTCCGGTTTTCATCTTATTCGCTGTTTCCATGATCGCTCAATTTCCGGGGAAGATGAAAAACGAGGAGGCTGTTTCGAATCAGCCTGAGGCGCGGAAAACCGAAACAGCCCCGGACCAAATTTCAATATTCCGCGCCCTCAAAGAGCCTATGGTGTGGATATTCGGCCTCATCATGGGCTTTGTCTGTTCCATCGAAGCATGTTCAATTTCCTGGAGCGGTCTTTATCTTCAGGATGTGTTCGGCCTCGATCCTGCCACCACCGGCGCGGCTTTTGTATCCGCATTTTTCCTGCTCTATTCCCTCTCCCGCTTATTCGGCGGTTTTTTCATTGAAAAAATCGGTTATGTAAAAGTCACTATTGCTGCGAGTTTTATCACTACAATCCTGCTTCTTGCAAGCTTCTGCCTGGGGAGGCCCGGTATCTACCTCCTTCCGGTTTCGGGCATATTCATTGCCCTGCCCTACCCCACTATACTTGCGGTGAGCATAGGCGTCTTTAAAGAAAAAGCCCAGGCCATGAGCCCCGCTATTATCTCCATAGCCTTTGTCCTGAACGGCCTTGCGCAATTCGGCTTTGGAATATCGAATCGTTTCATAGGTGCAGCCTGGGCGTACCGGAGCTGCGTACTCTATGGGATCGTGCTTATCATATTGAGCCTGAAGCTAAGGTCCATGATGAAAAATTTAAAAACCGCCGTCGCTCATTAA